In the genome of Pseudanabaena mucicola str. Chao 1806, the window AGCGAAAGCGATCGCTGGCGATATTCGCGAAATATCTAACCAACAAATTCAAGAAATAACCCATCATCAAAAAGTTGACTTAATTTGTGGTGGGCCGCCTTGTCAAGGATTTTCTACAATTGGACAAAATGATCACCTAGACGAACGTAACTTTCTATTTCTTGAGTTTCTCCGAATAGTAGAAGCCTTAGAACCTGATTACATTATTGTTGAAAATGTGACAGGTCTTTTATCCAAAAGAAATGAAAGTGTTTTAAAATCAATAATTAAAAGCTTTACAGATTTGGGCTATACCATTGATGTCAAAGTTTTATCAGCGCATCATTATGGAGTCCCAGAAAAAAGAAGACGGACAATATTTTTGGGAAATCACTTTGGCGTAAGAAATATTTATCCAGATAAAATTTTTAAGGATTCAGATCAAGATCTTCAAGATTTACCTTTGCCTAGAACTGTTGGATGGGCTTTTGATAATTTATTAGAATCAAACGGTGAAATTTTAAATCATGATATCAAGCGATCGCAAATTGCTAATGATTTAGAAAGAGAAAGAATTAGTCATATACCCGAAGGAAAAAGCATTAGATATGAGAAAGATCAGTTAGCATATTTACCTAAAAATCTATGGTTTGATGTCGATTGGTCAAGTATTCATGAAGAGCGCTTTAGAGAAGCCAAATTAAATCGTTTAGATCGTGATGATTGTGCAAATACAATTAACACCAGTCGCACCACTTACTATCATCCAGTTGAAAACCGCTATTTAACGGCTAGGGAAGCCGCCGCAATTCAGTCCTTTCCATCTAATTATTTTTTTTGTGGCACTCTAACTCAACAATGGCGACAAATTGGTAATGCTGTCCCACCAATTCTTGCAAAAGCGATCGGTGAGTCCATACTTATGTTGGATTCCACTAAAAATAATATGGAAATAACTACCTCAATTGAAGATATTCAATCAATTAGAGCCAAAGCATTTTCTTATAAAGAAAATGCTTTTAATAAATCTAAAAAACTTGACAAAGTAAAATCTACTCAGCTTGCATTATTTTGAATTGTAGAACACATTAAATTTAGATGATTGGGGGAAATATACGCCCATCTTTTTGTTCGAGATCATAAAAAGACTTCTGTGGCTTGTCTTTTTTATCTACTTTCAAAACTGCATAGAAACTATACTTATAAACTGGATTACTGTGGTTAGTCTTAGCTCTCAATCTCAACTTCATCCTACAATTAAGTTGTGGTGTACCTAGATGGAGAATATCTCGTTTGAGATGATAAAACCCGTATCCACCAATCTGAATATAGTAACAATTTTTATCACCATAAAAATCATATAAACTATTAATATCGATTTCTAATTTATCTTCAAAAGCTTTTTGATCTTGCTTTTTCTGTTGCACAGTAATTTCATCTCTGGGTATGGAATATCGATTAGGAATGAGGTTTTTAGCATTAACGATATCTAAAACTCCAACAGATGTATAAAATGCAGTCACAGCATCATCAACACACCAACCCCAAATTCCATTATCCCATCGCAACATTTTCTGTCCGTAATCAGCCTCAAGATCGAGTTTAACCTCTAGATTGTATTCCTGAGAATTGTATAGAAACTTGATATCCGTTGCATTTCCTGCCCCACCTCTAGTTGAGCCAGTCGCAATTAATCCTTTTGAAGACAATAAATCAAAAATATTTTGCTCATAGTTATCACCTTTGTTATATCCCATGATTTTTCTCGCAATAAATTAAGTTATGGCAAGATTACATGAGAGTGACGAAATAAATATCAAATGAACCTAAATCAATTTAGTCAAATCATCGATTTCAAAATATTGATGAAATTTTGCCGTTACTTGTAGTACAGACGATCGCCCACCATCTGCCTGTCTTTTCTTTTTCACAAAGCCTTGCTCGACAAGTTCTTGCACATGTTGATAGGCTCCCGCCCCACGCAGCTCGATCAATTCTGACTGCACAATATTTTTTTTCAAGGCGATCGCTGCCAAAGTCCGTAAAGCCCCACGCCCCAAATCCACAGGAATGAGCTTATGGACTAAATCCTCAAACTCAGAGCGCAATCGTAACGAAAACCCCACATCGGTTTCCACAATTTCTAAAGCGCTATCACGATGGGCATATTCTGTAATCAAGTCGATTAACCCCATTTCCGCATCCTCAACTTCGCAACCCAAAGCCGCCGCGATCGCCGCCAAATTCATGGGCTGTCCCTTGAGATATAAAACTGCCTCTACCTTTTGTTTAAGTGATTGAGCGATCGGTAATTCTGGTTGCTCATACAATTCCATTGATAAAGCAAAGGCTTCTTCGTGTTCATCAGGCTCAATAAAATCAGCAGCATCTTCTGAGGTTGAAGACGCTTCAGGCTCTAGCTCAGTTGGCTCTATGGGTTGTTCAAAAGGCACTTCATTCGTCATGCTAAAATTTTACACACAGACGACACTTCCCAAAAAATTTACAATATTCTGAGAACCGATATGCCAAGCAGCATGATGTACTACGAAGACACTTATGTGGTGCTGCCGCCCGATATGCAAGAACAGTTTGTGACTCAGCCCGAATTAGAAAAGCTTTTGCATGATTTGTTAGTCGATATGCAAGACGAACTGCCTCGTGATTTACAAAACCTCAAAACGATCCCCGAACAGGTACAACGCCTCATTAAGACTGCCTGTGATCTTGATTGTGGCGATCGCGGCACATGGCAATGGTATGTCGTCCGTCTTGATAAATAATATTTTTAAAGCCGATTACGAACTAGTTCTCGAAAGGCACGTACAGCCGTTCTCTGACCTTCTGCTTGACTACGCTCTAGC includes:
- the scpB gene encoding SMC-Scp complex subunit ScpB; this encodes MTNEVPFEQPIEPTELEPEASSTSEDAADFIEPDEHEEAFALSMELYEQPELPIAQSLKQKVEAVLYLKGQPMNLAAIAAALGCEVEDAEMGLIDLITEYAHRDSALEIVETDVGFSLRLRSEFEDLVHKLIPVDLGRGALRTLAAIALKKNIVQSELIELRGAGAYQHVQELVEQGFVKKKRQADGGRSSVLQVTAKFHQYFEIDDLTKLI
- a CDS encoding DNA cytosine methyltransferase, translated to MKKTFIDLFSGAGGMSCGLEMAGWHCLLGIDHDRAAIETFQHNHPQAKAIAGDIREISNQQIQEITHHQKVDLICGGPPCQGFSTIGQNDHLDERNFLFLEFLRIVEALEPDYIIVENVTGLLSKRNESVLKSIIKSFTDLGYTIDVKVLSAHHYGVPEKRRRTIFLGNHFGVRNIYPDKIFKDSDQDLQDLPLPRTVGWAFDNLLESNGEILNHDIKRSQIANDLERERISHIPEGKSIRYEKDQLAYLPKNLWFDVDWSSIHEERFREAKLNRLDRDDCANTINTSRTTYYHPVENRYLTAREAAAIQSFPSNYFFCGTLTQQWRQIGNAVPPILAKAIGESILMLDSTKNNMEITTSIEDIQSIRAKAFSYKENAFNKSKKLDKVKSTQLALF
- a CDS encoding chlororespiratory reduction protein 7; protein product: MPSSMMYYEDTYVVLPPDMQEQFVTQPELEKLLHDLLVDMQDELPRDLQNLKTIPEQVQRLIKTACDLDCGDRGTWQWYVVRLDK